A genomic region of Vibrio ziniensis contains the following coding sequences:
- a CDS encoding class I SAM-dependent DNA methyltransferase: MAHDWDEYAANWEKDESTTVFAQNVFQQLQQLTSVEGMHVLDFGCGTGLLTQRISPLAKDIVALDGSEAMIEELDKKELKNVEPVVDHLTRGLVAQHPAFRKQFDLVVASSVCGFVSDFQEVAIIIHSLLEENGLFVHWDWLVDDSDPEYGLSQVDIERTLDKAGFTDIETRIAFELNTPQGLKPVIMGLGRK, translated from the coding sequence ATGGCACATGATTGGGACGAATACGCAGCTAACTGGGAAAAAGACGAATCGACAACCGTTTTTGCACAAAACGTATTCCAACAACTTCAACAACTTACAAGCGTAGAAGGGATGCATGTACTTGATTTCGGTTGTGGTACAGGTTTGCTAACTCAACGGATTTCTCCACTGGCAAAAGATATCGTCGCTTTAGATGGCTCCGAAGCTATGATTGAAGAACTTGATAAAAAAGAGTTAAAAAATGTTGAGCCTGTCGTCGACCACTTAACTCGTGGTTTGGTTGCCCAGCATCCAGCGTTTCGCAAACAATTCGATTTAGTTGTTGCATCTTCAGTATGCGGTTTTGTGTCAGATTTTCAGGAAGTTGCGATCATTATTCATTCTCTGCTAGAAGAAAATGGTTTATTTGTTCATTGGGATTGGCTAGTGGATGATTCGGATCCTGAATATGGTTTAAGCCAAGTAGACATTGAAAGAACACTCGACAAAGCTGGCTTTACTGATATTGAAACGCGAATTGCTTTTGAGTTGAACACGCCGCAAGGATTAAAACCTGTCATCATGGGATTAGGGCGTAAGTAA